From the Bacillus tuaregi genome, one window contains:
- a CDS encoding permease prefix domain 1-containing protein: MKPLKQHVNELFKDIPDSEKKSTLMQEVLQNLEEKVWDLIEQGKEEEDAINKAIVDFGDIEDLKKELDVEVIQSSKRDFTKYNLQYSIWGSILIVSLFIFINFYYSPDVIWFVYPTFAVLWWPLTMYFKWVKRKQG, translated from the coding sequence ATGAAACCATTAAAGCAACATGTCAACGAATTATTTAAGGATATCCCGGATAGTGAGAAAAAAAGCACTCTCATGCAGGAGGTTTTGCAAAACCTGGAAGAAAAGGTTTGGGACTTAATCGAACAAGGAAAAGAAGAAGAAGATGCGATTAATAAAGCCATCGTTGATTTTGGAGATATAGAAGATTTGAAAAAAGAGTTGGACGTGGAGGTCATCCAGTCAAGCAAGCGGGATTTCACCAAGTATAACCTGCAGTATTCCATCTGGGGCAGCATCTTGATTGTTTCCCTCTTTATTTTTATTAATTTTTACTATTCGCCTGATGTGATTTGGTTTGTTTATCCCACATTTGCTGTGTTATGGTGGCCGCTAACGATGTACTTCAAATGGGTAAAAAGAAAACAGGGGTGA
- a CDS encoding PadR family transcriptional regulator: MIRSDIIRGHLDSIILRLLLEKDRYGYEISKEISTRTDNRFQIKEATLYAVFQRLEKKDLIESYMGSVSKGRQRKYYRITMLGKAFLRETFEEWKETKEIIDLFMEGLK, translated from the coding sequence TTGATTAGAAGTGATATTATTCGAGGACATTTAGACTCAATTATTTTACGTTTGCTCTTAGAAAAGGACCGATATGGTTATGAAATATCAAAGGAAATTAGTACGCGAACAGATAACCGATTTCAAATAAAAGAAGCCACTTTATATGCAGTGTTTCAAAGACTGGAGAAAAAGGATCTAATTGAATCGTATATGGGCAGTGTTTCAAAAGGCCGTCAGCGAAAATACTATAGAATTACCATGCTTGGGAAAGCCTTTCTTAGAGAAACATTTGAGGAATGGAAGGAAACGAAGGAAATTATCGATTTATTCATGGAGGGATTAAAATGA